In Marinicella rhabdoformis, a genomic segment contains:
- a CDS encoding YjjG family noncanonical pyrimidine nucleotidase yields the protein MNHNKPYKKLIFDADNTLFDFNRAEATALVNTLNHFELPCPEGMVSHYRQMNVALWAQLDNKEIDIKTLKHKRTAAIFDHIGAAVDEAAFAHQYLDQLSSCDFLLPGVSETLDQLSEHCDMMIITNGLSQVQQPRLKASSIKDHFKHWVISEEFGHAKPQKEIFHHSCELMGWTPNKDILMVGDNYRCDVQGAKASGLSACWFNLFKLNLGQKKTDFTDHDHEIRQFSELLDLTVFS from the coding sequence GAACCACAATAAGCCTTACAAAAAACTCATCTTCGATGCCGACAACACCCTGTTCGACTTCAATCGTGCCGAAGCCACTGCATTGGTTAACACATTAAATCATTTTGAGTTACCTTGCCCTGAAGGCATGGTTTCACACTATCGGCAGATGAATGTGGCATTGTGGGCACAATTGGACAACAAAGAAATCGACATCAAAACACTAAAACACAAACGCACAGCTGCCATCTTTGATCACATTGGTGCCGCTGTTGATGAAGCGGCTTTTGCTCACCAGTATTTAGATCAATTATCAAGCTGTGACTTCTTGTTACCTGGTGTCAGTGAAACTTTAGACCAACTTTCTGAACATTGCGACATGATGATCATCACCAATGGTTTGTCTCAAGTGCAACAACCCCGATTAAAGGCCTCCTCAATCAAAGACCATTTCAAACATTGGGTGATTTCTGAAGAATTTGGACACGCCAAACCGCAAAAAGAAATTTTTCACCACAGCTGTGAATTGATGGGGTGGACACCCAATAAAGACATTTTGATGGTGGGTGATAATTACCGCTGCGATGTACAAGGTGCCAAAGCCAGTGGTTTATCGGCTTGTTGGTTTAATCTATTTAAGCTGAATTTAGGCCAAAAAAAAACGGATTTCACAGACCATGACCATGAAATCCGTCAATTTTCTGAACTACTCGATTTAACTGTGTTCAGCTAA
- a CDS encoding OPT family oligopeptide transporter, which yields MSEQHAAGPITRGAYPELTPHAVIVGYFLGIVLAVSIGYASLKLGFSIEGSELAAILGFGILRGLLRRRSIVENNVTQTVASAVNGASSGMMFSVPAIFILGYGTSFNPYVLTFGAIAGAFLGIAFIIPLRKQMIDYERLTYPGGVAVASILKSPGAGISKALFLMIAMLVSGLVHVITLYTGVENWHLFDQLGLPNYLNGTWYLSLMTVGVAFIAGRGGLAFIIGGFVCYWGLAPLLDLTNSFPVNEAGEQITDPNQLRLMLFRPTGIGMLIGGAIVGVMFALPLIKSAVKSMHSSAKAESAMSKDEMPIKLLYMAVVGAAVLLCVMAVTSAEEVGIVRGLMMAVLGTLWIWMAGIILSEAIGRTNWSPLSGMTLIAVTLLIMVTQTFGGMNTGPAIVAAVTVGAATCVAMSQATDLMLDLKTGYLVGATPRQQQMGQFIGAWLGPIVIIVLIFTLDKAFGLGSDEFPAPQGQALASMVEGITGGDVPTEKYVAGALLGGLLSMLQAGLGITVGLGFYLPFNIVLTYAVGTLIREVVDRTKGKSWSESKGIPIAAGLIVGEALVGVGNAVYVIMKAG from the coding sequence ATGAGTGAACAGCACGCAGCTGGTCCAATCACCCGTGGTGCCTATCCAGAATTAACACCACATGCCGTGATTGTGGGTTATTTCCTGGGTATTGTGCTGGCAGTTTCGATTGGTTATGCATCTTTAAAACTGGGCTTTTCAATTGAGGGTTCTGAATTGGCGGCCATTTTAGGCTTTGGTATTCTGCGTGGCTTATTGCGCAGACGTTCAATTGTAGAGAACAACGTCACGCAAACGGTGGCCTCAGCAGTTAATGGCGCTTCATCTGGCATGATGTTTTCTGTGCCTGCCATCTTTATTTTGGGTTATGGCACGTCATTTAATCCTTATGTTTTAACCTTTGGTGCCATTGCTGGTGCCTTTTTGGGTATCGCTTTTATTATTCCACTGCGCAAGCAAATGATTGATTACGAGCGATTGACTTACCCTGGTGGTGTGGCGGTTGCTTCGATTCTTAAATCACCCGGTGCCGGTATCAGTAAGGCGTTATTCTTGATGATAGCGATGTTGGTTTCAGGCTTGGTGCATGTGATTACATTGTACACAGGCGTGGAAAACTGGCACTTATTTGATCAATTGGGCTTGCCTAATTATTTGAATGGTACCTGGTATCTGTCCTTGATGACCGTGGGTGTGGCCTTTATTGCTGGTCGCGGTGGTCTGGCCTTTATCATTGGTGGTTTTGTATGTTACTGGGGCTTGGCACCTTTGTTGGATTTGACCAATTCATTCCCTGTCAATGAAGCCGGTGAACAAATCACAGACCCTAATCAATTGCGTTTGATGTTATTCAGGCCCACAGGTATTGGCATGTTAATCGGTGGTGCGATTGTCGGTGTGATGTTCGCTTTACCTTTGATTAAATCAGCAGTGAAATCCATGCATTCTTCGGCCAAAGCGGAAAGTGCCATGAGTAAAGATGAAATGCCCATCAAGTTGTTGTACATGGCAGTTGTTGGTGCGGCTGTATTGCTTTGTGTGATGGCGGTGACTTCAGCTGAAGAAGTGGGCATCGTTCGTGGCTTGATGATGGCCGTATTGGGTACACTTTGGATTTGGATGGCAGGCATCATTTTGTCTGAAGCCATTGGTCGAACCAATTGGTCGCCTTTGTCGGGTATGACTTTGATTGCGGTGACCCTGTTGATTATGGTGACGCAAACTTTTGGTGGCATGAATACAGGTCCTGCCATTGTTGCGGCGGTTACTGTAGGCGCGGCAACTTGTGTTGCGATGAGTCAGGCCACAGATTTGATGCTGGATTTGAAAACCGGTTACCTGGTAGGTGCTACGCCCAGACAACAACAAATGGGACAATTCATTGGTGCTTGGTTAGGCCCGATTGTGATCATTGTTTTGATATTCACTTTGGACAAGGCCTTTGGGTTGGGATCTGATGAGTTCCCAGCACCTCAAGGGCAAGCTTTGGCTTCCATGGTTGAAGGCATCACCGGTGGTGATGTACCGACAGAAAAATATGTTGCTGGTGCATTGTTGGGTGGTTTGCTTTCGATGCTTCAAGCGGGCTTGGGAATCACTGTTGGCTTGGGTTTTTATCTGCCATTTAATATTGTTTTGACTTATGCCGTGGGTACTTTGATTCGTGAAGTGGTTGATCGCACCAAAGGCAAATCGTGGTCAGAAAGCAAGGGCATACCGATAGCCGCTGGCTTGATTGTCGGAGAAGCTTTGGTTGGTGTAGGTAACGCCGTTTATGTCATTATGAAGGCAGGTTAA
- a CDS encoding type III PLP-dependent enzyme, whose product MSAVIELKNHLADQLVSDVIEGYSATKLSELAAQYGTPLFVVDEDKIAAQYQALSSALPGVKMRYAIKALPDAEVLRHLHDLGCGFDIATNGEIDLLKSCHIGADQTIHTHPIKKDGDIQYALGFGCRIFVVDNMAEIDKFVDYKSQVQLLIRVNFRNQDAVVDLSRKFGCVLTHVPDLVRHAQNLGIKIAGVSFHVGSQVPSPYAHVEAIEMCAELFQSMPSVDWSILDIGGGFPIEYNGPAMDIESFCQPINEALSLMPAHMSLLAEPGRFIAGPSAIHLMSVVGKAHRGGRTWYYLDDGVYGALSGQMFDHARYPIKPLKTFDITNPVYPSVLAGPTCDSIDVIDEDKLLPELAVGDLLVASQVGAYTMASATVFNLYAKPKSLCLKAAAMK is encoded by the coding sequence ATGTCTGCTGTTATTGAATTAAAAAACCACCTGGCCGATCAACTGGTATCAGATGTGATCGAAGGTTACAGTGCAACCAAGTTAAGTGAATTGGCGGCACAATATGGAACCCCTTTGTTTGTCGTAGATGAAGACAAAATTGCGGCACAATACCAAGCGCTGAGTTCGGCATTGCCTGGCGTTAAAATGCGCTATGCCATCAAGGCTTTACCTGATGCTGAAGTGTTGCGTCATTTACATGATTTGGGTTGTGGTTTTGATATAGCCACCAATGGTGAAATAGATTTGTTGAAAAGTTGTCACATAGGTGCCGATCAAACAATTCACACCCACCCAATTAAAAAAGACGGTGACATTCAGTACGCACTTGGTTTTGGCTGTCGAATATTTGTTGTCGATAACATGGCTGAAATAGATAAATTTGTTGACTATAAATCTCAGGTTCAACTGTTGATTCGGGTTAACTTTCGAAATCAAGATGCCGTGGTGGATTTGTCGCGAAAATTTGGCTGTGTGTTGACACATGTACCCGATTTGGTGAGGCACGCACAAAATTTAGGGATAAAAATCGCGGGCGTGTCTTTTCATGTGGGCTCACAAGTGCCATCACCTTATGCCCATGTTGAGGCGATTGAAATGTGTGCCGAATTATTTCAAAGTATGCCGTCGGTTGATTGGAGTATCTTGGACATAGGTGGTGGATTTCCTATTGAATACAATGGCCCTGCCATGGATATTGAGTCTTTTTGCCAGCCCATCAATGAAGCCTTGTCATTGATGCCGGCTCACATGAGTTTGCTGGCTGAACCGGGTCGTTTTATTGCTGGACCCAGTGCCATACATTTGATGTCAGTGGTAGGCAAAGCACATCGAGGTGGACGCACTTGGTATTATTTAGATGACGGTGTTTATGGTGCCCTCAGTGGTCAAATGTTTGATCATGCCAGGTACCCAATCAAACCGTTGAAAACATTTGACATCACTAATCCAGTGTATCCCAGTGTTTTAGCGGGACCCACATGTGACAGCATTGATGTGATTGATGAAGATAAACTGTTACCAGAATTGGCTGTGGGGGATTTATTGGTGGCAAGCCAAGTGGGTGCTTATACAATGGCTTCTGCAACGGTGTTTAATTTGTATGCCAAGCCCAAAAGTTTGTGCTTGAAAGCCGCGGCAATGAAATAA
- the speE gene encoding polyamine aminopropyltransferase, translating into MNGSYLERLYPSWGQQFKVEEVLFEHRTDHQHLVIFNNQQWGTVMALDGIIQTTEKDEFIYHEMMTHVPMLAHGSAKNVLIIGGGDGGILREVLKHKSVEQVIQVEIDQAVIDMCIEFLPGHSQGAFDDPRVEVVIDDGVHFVNQTEVQFDVIISDSTDPIGPGEVLFTSSFYQGVNRCLNQGGVFVAQNGVSFMQLDEVTTSYQRLSSEFKQAAFYTAAVPTYVGGIMAFAWATNNLALKSVDSSVLQQRVCDLNCHYYNPDIHVAAFALPAYINQAIKGVA; encoded by the coding sequence ATGAATGGTTCGTATTTAGAGCGCTTATACCCAAGCTGGGGCCAACAGTTTAAAGTTGAAGAAGTGTTGTTTGAACACCGGACTGATCATCAACATTTGGTTATTTTCAATAACCAACAGTGGGGCACGGTAATGGCATTAGATGGCATCATTCAGACCACCGAAAAAGATGAATTCATTTACCATGAGATGATGACACACGTGCCGATGTTGGCCCATGGGTCTGCTAAAAATGTTTTGATTATTGGTGGCGGTGACGGAGGCATTCTGCGTGAAGTCTTGAAACATAAATCAGTAGAACAGGTGATTCAAGTAGAAATTGACCAAGCTGTGATCGACATGTGTATCGAATTTTTGCCTGGCCATTCCCAAGGGGCTTTTGATGACCCGCGGGTTGAAGTGGTGATCGATGATGGTGTGCATTTCGTTAATCAAACAGAAGTTCAGTTTGATGTCATCATTTCTGATTCCACTGATCCTATAGGTCCTGGCGAAGTGCTGTTCACATCCTCCTTTTATCAAGGCGTCAATCGCTGCTTGAATCAGGGTGGTGTATTTGTTGCTCAAAATGGCGTCAGCTTTATGCAATTGGATGAGGTCACTACCAGTTATCAACGCCTGTCATCTGAGTTCAAACAGGCCGCTTTCTATACAGCGGCTGTGCCAACTTATGTAGGTGGCATCATGGCCTTTGCTTGGGCAACGAACAATTTGGCCTTGAAATCGGTGGATTCAAGTGTTTTGCAACAACGGGTTTGTGACTTGAATTGCCATTATTACAACCCTGATATTCATGTGGCGGCTTTTGCATTGCCTGCCTATATTAACCAAGCCATTAAAGGAGTAGCGTGA
- the speD gene encoding adenosylmethionine decarboxylase — MNKNNIINAPDQAPVNLDRVHNVEALQQVANDIQANQWPTFNQAEADDRLDHFIHRDGEVFAGTHLIIDLWEASRLDELAHMEAAMREAVKQSGATLLHIHLHHFTPNGGISGVAVLAESHISVHTWPEKNFAAFDVFMCGDAKPEKAIKVLEKYFTPNNVDVDNFRRGKMK, encoded by the coding sequence ATGAACAAAAACAACATCATAAATGCGCCTGATCAGGCCCCAGTTAATCTGGATAGGGTACACAATGTCGAAGCACTGCAACAAGTGGCAAACGACATCCAAGCCAATCAATGGCCAACTTTCAACCAAGCTGAAGCTGATGACCGCTTAGATCATTTTATCCACCGTGATGGTGAAGTGTTTGCTGGAACCCATTTAATCATTGACCTTTGGGAAGCTTCTCGATTAGACGAGTTGGCACATATGGAGGCGGCGATGCGAGAAGCTGTAAAACAGTCTGGTGCCACATTGCTTCATATTCACTTACATCATTTTACGCCCAATGGTGGTATCTCTGGAGTCGCTGTTTTGGCAGAGTCGCACATCAGCGTTCACACGTGGCCGGAGAAGAATTTTGCTGCATTTGATGTGTTCATGTGTGGTGATGCAAAACCTGAAAAAGCGATTAAAGTATTGGAAAAATACTTCACGCCAAATAACGTAGATGTGGATAACTTCCGTCGTGGAAAAATGAAATGA